A single region of the Candidatus Poribacteria bacterium genome encodes:
- a CDS encoding glycoside hydrolase family 127 protein — MKDPMEPIDLRVNVLLGIEHICNSVDRERDCRPYFRFNLISPPVWSQHEAADTPHTVGRFLHALNVCHGMVGLPDDTELLEGLRKQIFASCDHSDGFAWDDMGGDSSPPLAYMHHQREALLALIAVWRIWGDPKAEQYAKAIVTAMEKTTRATGTYPGRCLEPDGWQEDNIATTTSERAIGALIAYSHTFDDSLGIDLALRFARHALAVSFGENGELTPTCGTHIHSITGTIASLAELGLITGEREFTARARLIFDVGMLPYRTSTGWVKESVNAKYGRGEANCTADLIEAACLLGASGYSSYFEDAERMLCNHLLASQMDDLSWVAENEGMENTEKRAYEELRRRARGAFCFGEPNGFHSYNSDLTGAALQGIASAWEHIITCEDNGNVRVNLLLSREHEAVTILSGTTTLVVETKRPIEMLSIRIPPWCESLRATVDGNAVPITRYHLKVEQVREGAQVKMTFDRPQFLTQERAVGYENPYRIQWSGNTVTAMDGAGKHMALYPTLEPVE, encoded by the coding sequence TGCCGGCCATATTTCCGCTTCAACCTGATTTCGCCGCCTGTTTGGTCTCAGCACGAAGCCGCTGATACGCCACACACCGTCGGTAGATTCCTACATGCCCTCAATGTGTGCCATGGGATGGTTGGTTTGCCGGATGATACGGAACTGCTAGAAGGGCTGCGCAAACAAATTTTTGCGAGCTGTGATCACAGCGACGGTTTCGCTTGGGACGATATGGGGGGCGATTCAAGCCCACCCTTAGCATATATGCACCATCAGCGCGAAGCGTTGCTCGCCTTAATCGCTGTCTGGCGGATTTGGGGCGATCCGAAAGCCGAGCAATATGCCAAAGCAATCGTTACAGCAATGGAGAAAACGACCCGCGCCACCGGAACGTATCCGGGGAGATGCTTGGAACCAGACGGTTGGCAGGAAGATAACATAGCAACGACAACTTCTGAGCGGGCAATCGGTGCACTAATCGCCTACAGCCATACCTTTGACGATTCGCTGGGGATAGATCTGGCACTCCGTTTCGCCCGCCACGCCCTCGCGGTTAGTTTCGGGGAGAATGGAGAGTTGACCCCAACCTGTGGGACACATATCCACTCTATCACCGGGACAATCGCCTCGCTTGCAGAGCTAGGATTGATTACCGGGGAGCGAGAGTTTACCGCCCGGGCACGCCTCATCTTTGATGTGGGGATGCTGCCCTATCGCACCTCAACCGGCTGGGTCAAAGAGAGCGTGAACGCAAAATACGGTCGGGGTGAGGCGAACTGTACCGCAGACCTAATCGAGGCAGCATGTCTGCTTGGTGCGTCGGGCTATAGCTCCTATTTTGAAGATGCGGAACGGATGCTTTGCAACCATCTGCTTGCCTCACAGATGGACGACCTGTCATGGGTTGCGGAAAATGAGGGGATGGAGAATACCGAAAAACGGGCGTATGAAGAGTTGCGACGACGAGCGCGGGGGGCTTTTTGCTTCGGTGAGCCGAACGGTTTCCATTCCTATAACTCAGATTTGACCGGTGCTGCCTTACAGGGCATCGCATCCGCTTGGGAACATATTATCACCTGCGAAGATAACGGCAACGTCCGCGTCAATCTGTTATTGTCCCGCGAACATGAAGCAGTCACAATCCTCAGCGGTACCACCACTCTGGTGGTCGAAACGAAACGCCCTATTGAGATGCTCTCCATTCGCATTCCCCCTTGGTGCGAATCCCTTCGGGCAACCGTTGACGGAAATGCAGTACCGATAACCCGGTATCACCTGAAAGTGGAACAAGTCCGTGAAGGAGCTCAGGTTAAAATGACTTTTGATCGACCGCAGTTTTTGACGCAGGAACGCGCCGTGGGATATGAGAACCCCTATCGGATTCAGTGGTCGGGGAACACAGTCACCGCTATGGACGGTGCTGGGAAGCATATGGCATTGTACCCGACATTGGAGCCAGTGGAATAA